In Roseofilum capinflatum BLCC-M114, a genomic segment contains:
- a CDS encoding adenylate/guanylate cyclase domain-containing protein, whose protein sequence is MPYLIYAPHSQDEKLYELRWGINTLGRSLDNTIVISHASISRHHAEIHWTPRGVEICDLHSSNHTFINESRIEKKWLKDKDIIRCGKVSFQYREQLEVLEEKTGLDPQQNPTIIKEFSVEQGEVGMPELLSDEEKSLSLLKLREQDQQKRKEDKLKLLLEVSKQLSYPKRLDKLLKKVLEILLDLMQIDRAAILLINPQTNKLQVKAVNSRPGIHADYQFYSKKITDFVCEKQQTIMTADAQIDGRFRDSDSVISQCIHASICAPLKPRDTVIGVLYVDNLSLANVYSDEDVEFLTALANQAAIAIDHSQLYQKMESEAVLRDKLERFFPKAVSRKLREEGNLNKIVDTEVTALFSDLSQFTQMSSLMSPRAVIEMLNEYFGMMVEEIVFPYEGTLEKYIGDALVAVWGSPYQREDDAERAVKAAIAMQWAVRRLNIQRQQRNHHPIHIHIGLNTGRVASGNIGTERLIQYAHIGDTMNVASRICSEAKANEILISASTFLKLKQNKIPVERLPLVQVKGKKDPLQVYRVLWEELPHQDTLNVEES, encoded by the coding sequence ATGCCGTACTTAATCTACGCTCCCCATAGTCAGGATGAAAAACTCTATGAATTACGTTGGGGAATTAATACCCTGGGGCGATCGCTTGATAATACGATCGTCATCAGTCACGCCAGTATTTCCCGACACCATGCAGAAATTCACTGGACACCGAGAGGGGTGGAAATTTGCGATCTTCATAGCAGTAATCATACGTTTATTAATGAAAGTCGCATTGAAAAGAAATGGCTCAAGGATAAGGATATTATTCGATGTGGTAAAGTAAGTTTCCAATATCGAGAGCAACTCGAAGTATTGGAAGAAAAAACAGGTTTAGATCCTCAGCAAAATCCTACCATTATTAAAGAATTCTCCGTAGAACAAGGAGAGGTAGGAATGCCAGAATTATTATCAGATGAGGAAAAATCCTTATCCTTACTCAAATTAAGAGAGCAAGATCAGCAAAAGCGCAAAGAAGATAAGCTGAAACTTCTGTTAGAGGTCAGTAAACAGCTCTCCTATCCAAAAAGGTTAGATAAATTACTCAAGAAAGTCCTAGAAATTCTGTTAGATTTAATGCAGATCGATCGTGCTGCTATTTTATTAATTAATCCCCAAACCAATAAACTCCAAGTCAAAGCGGTCAATTCTCGCCCCGGCATTCATGCAGACTATCAATTTTATAGTAAAAAAATCACCGATTTTGTCTGTGAAAAACAACAAACTATCATGACCGCAGATGCCCAAATTGATGGTCGATTTAGGGATTCTGACTCGGTAATTAGTCAATGCATTCACGCCTCTATTTGTGCCCCTCTCAAACCCCGCGATACAGTGATTGGGGTGTTATATGTGGATAATTTATCCTTAGCTAATGTTTATTCTGATGAAGATGTAGAATTTCTAACTGCTTTAGCCAATCAAGCAGCGATCGCCATTGACCATAGTCAACTCTATCAAAAAATGGAATCAGAAGCCGTTCTCCGGGACAAACTAGAGCGATTTTTCCCCAAAGCCGTGAGCCGTAAACTGCGGGAAGAAGGCAACCTCAACAAAATTGTAGATACAGAAGTTACTGCCCTCTTTTCTGATCTCAGTCAATTTACACAGATGTCCTCCCTCATGTCTCCCCGTGCCGTGATTGAAATGCTCAATGAATATTTTGGCATGATGGTGGAAGAAATTGTTTTTCCCTACGAAGGAACCCTAGAAAAATATATTGGAGATGCCTTAGTTGCCGTCTGGGGATCGCCTTACCAAAGAGAAGATGATGCAGAACGAGCCGTCAAAGCAGCGATCGCCATGCAATGGGCGGTCAGACGGCTCAATATCCAACGGCAACAGCGCAACCATCACCCTATTCATATTCATATCGGCTTAAATACAGGACGAGTCGCTTCCGGAAATATTGGTACAGAACGTCTGATTCAATATGCCCATATTGGCGATACCATGAATGTCGCCAGTCGTATTTGTAGCGAAGCTAAAGCCAATGAAATCCTCATTTCTGCCAGCACTTTTCTTAAACTGAAGCAGAACAAAATTCCCGTAGAACGTTTACCTCTTGTACAAGTCAAAGGAAAAAAAGATCCCCTACAAGTCTATCGCGTTCTTTGGGAAGAACTGCCCCATCAAGACACCTTAAATGTAGAAGAAAGTTGA
- a CDS encoding CHASE2 domain-containing protein gives MWETIKDWLWQQRGVWIATPSVALLVILLRFIGALQGGEWALFDLYMRWRPLEPRDPRIAIVGINEADVEAIGQAIIPDQIYADLLQKLIAMEPRAIGLDIYRDLPVEPGHQALVEIFENTDYLIGIEKAVGDDQRDRVDPPPALKAKNQVGANDLLPDADSKVRRALAFLDTPEGERIHGLPLYLALLYLQPEGIVPESVSENTWRLGKGIFSPIEPNAGAYLGEAEGGYQLILNYHGPSKSFETVSLMDVLEDRVPEDWASDRIVLIGAVGESFQDLFPTPYTRTPSQRMAGVEIHANITSLILSSALEGRPLIQTWNETQENLWILFWAWVGAVLTWRLRHSTGLNSSTIRKAIAPIATLPLLMAATYGAFLIGWWLPVVPPVLSLVGSCVAITAYIARSAGDIRKTFGRYLSQEIVATLLEHPEGLKLGGERRKITILTSDLRGFTALSERLSPEEVIKILNFYLGYMADVITEYQGTIDEFMGDGILVLFGAPIPREDDAQRAIACAIAMQLAMKQVNVQMKEWGLSSLEMGVGINTGEVVVGNIGSEKRTKYGVVGSQVNLTYRIESYTTAGQILVSESTLLEAGPEVKINGEKQVTPKGVKTPITIYDIGGIAGPYQLDLPKEEEHFFPLSPALPLQYAVLEGKNISDRVNQGQLIALSEKGATILLTPESGDRIPSGLTNLKINFFKDEQPENREDVYAKVLDNHRSKDRFSIRFTSKPPSVEAKLKTLYQAISKSA, from the coding sequence ATGTGGGAAACAATTAAGGATTGGTTATGGCAACAGCGAGGGGTGTGGATTGCGACCCCTTCTGTAGCTTTATTGGTCATTCTGTTACGATTTATAGGCGCTCTCCAAGGAGGAGAATGGGCCCTATTTGATTTATATATGCGCTGGCGACCTCTAGAACCTCGCGATCCGCGAATTGCGATCGTCGGCATTAATGAAGCAGATGTAGAAGCCATTGGTCAGGCCATCATTCCCGATCAAATTTATGCCGACCTGCTCCAAAAGTTAATCGCCATGGAACCTAGAGCCATTGGTTTAGATATTTACCGGGATTTACCCGTTGAACCCGGCCATCAAGCTCTAGTGGAGATTTTTGAGAATACCGATTATTTGATCGGCATTGAAAAGGCAGTTGGAGATGACCAACGCGATCGCGTCGATCCTCCTCCAGCCCTAAAAGCGAAAAACCAGGTGGGAGCCAATGATTTGTTGCCCGATGCCGATAGTAAAGTGCGTCGGGCTTTGGCCTTTCTGGACACGCCAGAAGGGGAAAGGATTCATGGTCTGCCCCTTTATCTGGCTCTACTCTATCTACAACCCGAAGGAATTGTTCCTGAATCCGTCAGTGAAAACACTTGGCGTTTAGGAAAAGGCATCTTTTCTCCCATTGAACCCAATGCTGGGGCCTACTTGGGGGAAGCAGAGGGGGGATATCAGTTAATCCTCAATTATCATGGCCCCAGCAAGTCTTTTGAGACCGTTTCTCTGATGGATGTTTTGGAGGATCGAGTCCCAGAGGATTGGGCAAGCGATCGCATCGTTTTAATTGGTGCGGTGGGAGAATCCTTTCAAGACCTCTTTCCCACTCCCTATACCAGGACTCCCTCTCAACGGATGGCTGGCGTAGAAATCCATGCCAACATTACCAGTTTGATCCTGAGTTCTGCCCTAGAAGGACGACCCCTGATTCAAACCTGGAATGAAACTCAGGAAAACCTATGGATTCTCTTCTGGGCCTGGGTCGGAGCCGTTTTAACCTGGAGATTACGCCATAGTACCGGTTTGAACTCATCCACCATTCGTAAGGCGATCGCCCCCATCGCCACGCTCCCCCTGCTCATGGCTGCCACCTATGGAGCTTTTCTCATCGGATGGTGGTTACCTGTCGTTCCGCCAGTCCTCAGCTTAGTTGGCTCCTGTGTTGCCATTACCGCCTATATTGCCCGCAGTGCTGGCGATATCCGCAAAACCTTTGGCCGCTATCTAAGTCAGGAAATTGTCGCCACCCTATTAGAGCATCCCGAAGGCCTAAAATTAGGTGGTGAACGACGCAAAATCACCATTCTCACCTCAGATTTACGGGGCTTTACCGCCCTGTCTGAACGCCTTTCCCCAGAGGAAGTGATTAAAATCCTCAACTTCTATTTAGGCTACATGGCCGATGTGATTACCGAATATCAAGGAACCATTGATGAGTTTATGGGTGATGGCATTTTGGTCTTATTTGGCGCTCCCATTCCCCGTGAAGATGACGCTCAAAGGGCGATCGCCTGTGCCATAGCCATGCAACTAGCCATGAAACAGGTGAACGTGCAAATGAAAGAATGGGGACTATCCTCCCTAGAAATGGGAGTTGGTATCAATACCGGTGAGGTCGTCGTCGGTAACATTGGCTCTGAAAAACGAACCAAATACGGCGTAGTCGGCTCTCAAGTGAATTTAACCTATCGCATTGAATCCTACACCACCGCCGGCCAGATCTTAGTTTCTGAATCCACCCTGCTTGAAGCCGGCCCAGAAGTCAAAATCAATGGCGAGAAACAAGTTACCCCCAAGGGAGTGAAAACCCCTATTACTATCTACGATATTGGCGGGATTGCTGGCCCCTATCAGCTCGATCTGCCTAAAGAAGAAGAGCATTTCTTTCCCTTATCCCCAGCCCTTCCCCTTCAGTATGCTGTGTTAGAAGGTAAAAATATTAGCGATCGCGTCAACCAGGGTCAATTGATTGCCCTATCAGAAAAAGGTGCAACCATTCTGCTCACCCCAGAATCCGGCGATCGAATTCCATCCGGGTTAACCAACTTAAAAATTAATTTCTTTAAGGATGAGCAACCAGAAAACCGCGAAGATGTGTATGCCAAAGTTCTAGATAACCATCGGTCTAAAGATCGGTTTTCCATCCGATTTACCTCTAAACCCCCCTCTGTAGAAGCCAAGTTAAAGACCTTATATCAAGCGATCTCTAAAAGCGCCTAA
- a CDS encoding DUF928 domain-containing protein translates to MAFQLFPSPLKLLAFALAPALLAPGALALEFPPTGGVGAPTGGSAGGGVRGASACVTPQNELSLMALKPPQPDNYVGQTVSDTPTMFFYVPKTKARSAEFILVDRQGNDVYTEELELSKDGGLVSVNMTLPEAMGDSTEYTWLFLLVCNPSDRGADESIQGQIRHVTLDPNVMTALEEAQAEEDLLKQAELLAQAEVWYDSLAIAAQLRDLDAGPWESLLKSVGLDKLTQTPMLSIERITGNP, encoded by the coding sequence ATGGCCTTTCAACTTTTCCCTTCCCCTCTGAAATTGCTGGCATTTGCCCTAGCTCCCGCTCTCCTAGCTCCAGGAGCTTTGGCCCTAGAATTTCCTCCCACTGGTGGGGTGGGCGCTCCTACAGGAGGAAGTGCTGGGGGCGGAGTCAGAGGAGCTTCGGCTTGCGTCACTCCCCAAAATGAACTCTCCTTAATGGCCTTAAAACCGCCTCAACCCGATAATTATGTCGGTCAAACGGTCAGTGATACCCCGACCATGTTCTTTTATGTGCCCAAAACCAAAGCTAGATCGGCAGAGTTTATTTTAGTCGATCGGCAAGGCAATGATGTCTATACTGAGGAGCTAGAACTCTCTAAAGATGGCGGATTAGTCAGTGTAAACATGACACTCCCCGAAGCTATGGGCGATTCAACTGAATATACTTGGTTATTTCTCCTGGTGTGTAATCCCAGTGACCGAGGAGCTGATGAGTCCATTCAAGGGCAAATTCGTCATGTTACTCTAGATCCAAATGTAATGACGGCTTTGGAAGAAGCCCAAGCCGAAGAAGACCTACTTAAACAAGCAGAACTGCTGGCTCAGGCCGAAGTTTGGTACGATAGCCTGGCGATCGCCGCTCAGTTACGAGATTTAGATGCGGGCCCTTGGGAAAGTCTCTTGAAATCCGTAGGTTTGGACAAATTAACCCAAACGCCGATGCTTTCCATAGAAAGAATTACCGGAAATCCTTAG
- a CDS encoding ParB/Srx family N-terminal domain-containing protein, with protein sequence MTVKKIWLFCLILTAIGLSLIIPPSADARIAPCPSRPLFLRTPLECQMAIGDLHPTQPVVGKYQVQYQVAFLKVIERGESSKYATVEDYVNQRTVPVVLGPNNQFYMVDSHHTMSSIWEYYQGDPNIRVNIEIIQDWRNRPDFWSAMQAQNYTYLGTPGNQINPENLPRNLGELKNDPYRAAVGMALYWGFFERPKGEKIFFYQFKLADCLKEFGLTLPEEINRSHVYQTLAMIHDPQYTYENSSACTIPPPKELSLEAIAQQNER encoded by the coding sequence ATGACTGTGAAAAAAATTTGGCTTTTCTGTTTGATCCTGACAGCGATCGGTTTATCCCTCATTATCCCTCCCTCCGCAGATGCTAGAATTGCCCCCTGTCCCTCCCGTCCTCTCTTCCTGAGAACACCCCTAGAGTGTCAGATGGCGATCGGTGACTTGCATCCCACACAACCCGTCGTTGGCAAGTACCAAGTCCAATATCAAGTCGCATTTTTAAAAGTTATCGAGCGCGGAGAATCCTCTAAATATGCCACCGTTGAAGACTATGTAAATCAGCGAACAGTCCCCGTTGTCTTAGGGCCAAATAATCAATTTTATATGGTTGACTCTCACCACACCATGAGTTCAATCTGGGAATATTATCAGGGCGATCCCAACATTAGGGTCAACATTGAGATTATTCAAGATTGGAGAAACCGGCCCGATTTTTGGTCAGCAATGCAAGCACAAAACTATACTTATTTGGGAACCCCTGGAAATCAAATCAATCCTGAAAATTTGCCCCGTAACCTCGGTGAATTAAAAAACGACCCTTATCGGGCCGCAGTGGGAATGGCACTTTACTGGGGATTTTTTGAGCGACCGAAAGGCGAAAAAATCTTTTTCTACCAATTTAAGTTAGCAGATTGTTTAAAAGAATTTGGCTTAACCTTACCAGAGGAAATTAACCGTTCCCATGTCTATCAAACCCTGGCTATGATTCACGATCCTCAGTACACCTATGAAAACAGTTCTGCCTGTACGATTCCTCCCCCTAAAGAGCTATCATTAGAGGCCATTGCCCAACAAAATGAACGATAA
- a CDS encoding DUF3747 domain-containing protein — protein sequence MNKSLLSRLAAIATTTVVGMTTWVATARAFFDHSEVRQDDFIAIAAPRGTNAHQLLILEQKSSTRQCWSETGQSPTIVDPLLLNFDFSGICGRSTDSNGFSIRVNNQDLALQYSLRIVNRNNDLVLVGSSNTPGGPEIEIGRTYGATSDFVKIHLNPGWRFAKRSYEGQTLGHVYLLNDQQLSSLIGTTPNPVDPNPVDPNPVDPNPVDPNPVDPTTPSFKDIANDIYASEINEAVDIGFISGFAEDSTFRPQNPLTREQLVSMVLESLKTIPGTNVNIPTNTATNPYPDVASSRWSAAKIQWAKDNNIVSGYTDGTFKPAQSVTRAELMAVQRRAAEFARKTSGLNPELQAKQDPQPFSDVDNHWASDLITQMSTYCSVASPLNESGTQFVPNDNARRNYAAAATLRMLNCVKSDIPTASAQ from the coding sequence ATGAATAAATCACTCCTCTCCCGTTTAGCTGCTATTGCCACCACTACTGTCGTTGGGATGACCACCTGGGTGGCTACCGCTCGCGCCTTCTTCGATCATAGCGAAGTTAGACAGGATGATTTTATTGCGATCGCCGCTCCACGAGGCACAAACGCCCATCAACTCCTTATTTTGGAACAAAAATCCAGTACCCGTCAATGTTGGAGTGAAACCGGCCAAAGTCCCACGATTGTCGATCCTCTTTTGCTCAACTTTGACTTTAGCGGTATTTGTGGCCGCAGCACCGACAGTAACGGATTTTCCATTCGAGTTAACAATCAAGATCTTGCCCTCCAGTACAGCCTACGAATCGTCAATCGCAACAATGATTTAGTCTTAGTTGGATCGTCCAATACCCCAGGAGGCCCAGAGATAGAAATTGGTCGCACCTATGGTGCAACCTCCGATTTTGTCAAAATTCATCTCAACCCCGGTTGGCGCTTTGCCAAACGCTCCTATGAAGGTCAAACCCTAGGCCATGTTTACCTTCTCAACGATCAACAGCTCAGTTCATTAATTGGTACAACACCCAATCCCGTTGACCCAAATCCGGTCGATCCCAATCCCGTTGATCCCAATCCCGTTGATCCCAATCCCGTTGATCCCACAACTCCCAGCTTTAAAGATATCGCCAATGATATATATGCCAGCGAAATTAATGAAGCAGTCGATATCGGTTTTATCTCTGGCTTTGCAGAAGATAGCACCTTCCGTCCCCAAAATCCCCTTACACGCGAACAATTAGTATCCATGGTTTTAGAATCTCTCAAAACCATTCCTGGCACTAACGTCAATATTCCCACCAATACCGCCACTAATCCCTACCCTGATGTAGCTTCCTCTCGATGGAGTGCCGCCAAAATCCAATGGGCAAAAGACAACAACATTGTCAGTGGCTATACAGATGGTACATTTAAACCCGCTCAATCCGTCACCCGTGCAGAACTAATGGCAGTTCAACGTCGTGCAGCCGAGTTTGCCCGTAAAACTAGCGGCTTAAATCCCGAACTTCAAGCCAAACAAGATCCCCAACCCTTTAGTGATGTTGATAATCATTGGGCCTCCGATCTCATTACCCAGATGTCTACCTATTGCTCTGTTGCCTCTCCACTCAATGAATCTGGAACTCAGTTTGTTCCCAACGATAACGCTCGCCGCAACTATGCTGCCGCCGCAACTCTACGAATGCTCAATTGCGTGAAATCGGATATTCCCACTGCTTCTGCTCAGTAG
- the hypE gene encoding hydrogenase expression/formation protein HypE, translating to MASAPDFSLSCPIPIQNYPQVLLAHGGGGKLMHQLIEQMFLPVFGRPDVSHDASVFAVKGDRLAFTTDSYVVNPLIFPGGDIGSMAVYGTVNDLAMAGARPLYLSAGFILEEGLSMETLWQVVRSMQGAAQKAGVQIITGDTKVVDRGKGDGMFINTSGVGVIESKNKISPQQVQSGDAILINGDLGRHGIAIMAVREGLDFETTIESDSAPVAAPVLRLLEAGVQIHCLRDLTRGGLASTLNEIALSSGLNLHIDESLIPVREDVRGACEILGFDPLYVANEGRFVAFIPQSDVELALSILRETSEADREASVIGQVGEPAISEFSAQVSLKSQIGASRILDWLSGEQLPRIC from the coding sequence ATGGCTTCTGCACCGGATTTTTCCCTATCTTGTCCGATTCCGATCCAAAACTATCCCCAGGTGCTGTTAGCCCATGGAGGGGGCGGTAAGCTTATGCATCAGCTCATTGAGCAGATGTTTCTGCCGGTTTTTGGTCGTCCTGATGTTTCCCATGATGCTAGTGTGTTTGCTGTTAAGGGCGATCGCCTGGCGTTTACCACAGATTCCTATGTGGTCAATCCCCTCATCTTTCCAGGGGGGGATATTGGCTCGATGGCGGTTTATGGGACGGTGAATGATTTAGCTATGGCTGGAGCGAGGCCGCTGTATCTAAGTGCGGGGTTTATCTTGGAGGAAGGGTTATCGATGGAGACGCTATGGCAGGTGGTGCGATCGATGCAAGGGGCTGCCCAGAAAGCAGGAGTACAAATTATTACCGGAGATACCAAAGTGGTCGATCGCGGCAAAGGGGATGGAATGTTCATTAATACGTCTGGTGTAGGGGTAATTGAGTCAAAAAACAAGATTTCTCCCCAACAGGTGCAGTCAGGAGATGCCATTTTAATTAATGGGGATTTAGGCCGACATGGGATCGCGATTATGGCTGTGCGTGAAGGATTGGACTTTGAAACGACCATTGAGAGCGATTCCGCTCCCGTTGCAGCACCAGTTCTCCGGTTACTTGAAGCAGGGGTTCAGATTCATTGTTTGCGGGATTTAACCAGGGGAGGATTGGCCAGTACCTTAAATGAAATTGCCCTCAGTTCAGGATTAAACTTGCACATTGACGAATCCTTAATTCCCGTTCGGGAAGACGTGCGCGGAGCTTGTGAAATTCTGGGTTTCGATCCCCTCTATGTTGCGAATGAGGGAAGATTTGTGGCCTTTATTCCCCAGTCTGATGTGGAGTTAGCCCTATCGATTTTAAGGGAAACTTCAGAAGCAGACAGGGAAGCATCAGTGATTGGACAAGTAGGGGAACCAGCAATTTCAGAGTTTTCTGCTCAGGTGAGTCTAAAAAGTCAGATTGGGGCCAGTCGCATTCTGGATTGGCTCAGTGGCGAACAGTTACCCCGGATTTGTTAA